The nucleotide sequence CCGGCGATCGCGCGCCTGGCGGGTCGGCATTGGGAATCCCCGCATCCAGTGCGGCGCGCGAAACTCACGCGGGAATTTTCGCAGCGGAGCGATCGGCCAACGTACTATCCGGCGCTAGTTGTATCTTCCGCCGAAGGATTGCTGGCGGAGCCCAAGGCGTGGCAAGGTTCGGCCGATTTACGGGGCTTTGCCGGCGCGAATGCACTGCTCGTGTTTCCGGCCGGCGAAAAAATTTACGCCGCCGGCGAGGCTGTGGATGTGCTCATGTTGTCAACGGCGTAGAGCCGGCCGCCAATCAATCTGGTTTCAAAGCAGCAGTTGCTTTACTCTGGAGGCATGGCAGTAACCAGCGCCAGTACAAAAAATCAACCTCGTACCTTTCCCGCGAAGAATTCGCCTGATGCAACCGCGGTGGGCAATTCTTCCTTGGCACTGCGCACGTGGGCGTGGCTGCAGACCACCCTGGGATTAGGCTTGCTCGGCAGCTTGCTGATGTATTTAGCGCAGCCGCCGTGCAAATGGTGGCTGTTAGCGTGGATTGCGCCAGTGCCGTGGCTGCTGTTGTGCCGGCAGGCCAAACTGGTCGGGCGCAGGCCCTACCGCGCTTTGTGGCTGGCCGGGTTTGTGTTCTGGCTGGGGGCGATTCACTGGCTGCGCTTGCCCCACTGGATCACGTATTTCGGCTGGCTCGCGCTGTCGTTTTATTTGGCGTTTTACGTGCCCGTGTTTGTCGGACTGGTGCGCGTCGCGGTACAGCGGCTGGGAATTTCGATTGTCGTGGCCGCGCCGGTCGTGTGGACCGGCTTGGAGCTGGCTCGCGGGCATTTGCTCAGCGGCTTTACCATGGGGGCCTTGTCGCACACACAAGTCCATTGGCTGGCGTTCATTCAAATTGCCGACGTCATTGGCGATTACGGCACTAGTGGGCTGGTGATGTTGGTCGCCGCTTGCATAGCCCGAACAATTCCATGGCGCAGGCAGCGATTTACGCTGTGGCCCATCGCTCCGCTGCCGCTGGTGCTTGCCGGAGCGGTTGTCTACGGTTCTTGGCGCACTGCGGGCGTCATCACGCGGCCGGGCCCCACGGTGGCGCTGATTCAGGGCTCGATCGATGTGGAAGTAAAAACCGACGAAAAGCAGCTCAACGCGGTGCTGGCGGAATATCTGCGGCTTTCGAAGCAAGCGCTCCAGGAGCAGCCGAATTTAGATTTGCTGGTGTGGCCGGAAACCATGTATCCCAATCCGCTCTACACGTTT is from Pirellulales bacterium and encodes:
- the lnt gene encoding apolipoprotein N-acyltransferase; its protein translation is MAVTSASTKNQPRTFPAKNSPDATAVGNSSLALRTWAWLQTTLGLGLLGSLLMYLAQPPCKWWLLAWIAPVPWLLLCRQAKLVGRRPYRALWLAGFVFWLGAIHWLRLPHWITYFGWLALSFYLAFYVPVFVGLVRVAVQRLGISIVVAAPVVWTGLELARGHLLSGFTMGALSHTQVHWLAFIQIADVIGDYGTSGLVMLVAACIARTIPWRRQRFTLWPIAPLPLVLAGAVVYGSWRTAGVITRPGPTVALIQGSIDVEVKTDEKQLNAVLAEYLRLSKQALQEQPNLDLLVWPETMYPNPLYTFAPGFQPPTKWENTPEEMSQWSLKNLHDMQEYFHGIVEDKFNAPLPPPLLIGIDAAHYSNEGSEHSQSDYFNSALFVDSQGNPLARYDKMHPVMFGEYIPLAEYLPFLYKITPLTGGLTSGTKAVSQKLGDFRYAPNICYETVVPHLIRRQVWQLRAQGEEPDVLVNITNDGWFRGSSELDMHLACGVFRAVEMRKPLLIAANTGFSAWIDSDGRIVQQGPRRAAEVIIAQPELDSRRSFYLDHGDLIPGLCLAGCLGLAAVGLWDWRSRRRGKPDMAMN